One genomic region from Halorussus rarus encodes:
- the asnB gene encoding asparagine synthase (glutamine-hydrolyzing) yields the protein MCGIAGIFAPESPPGRRELEAMNDELAHRGPDDSGVYLDGDVGLAHRRLSIIDLDDGQQPLFNEDGTVAVVFNGEIYNYRSLRRSLTAAGHRFQTDTDTEVLVHLYEEHGRSFVEQLEGMFAFALWDGERERLVLTRDPMGIKPLLVLESDDCLAFASELPALLRTDIDHGGLDATALSQYFAFGFIPAPMTAFKNVRKLRPGECMVVDASGSERTTFYDPSIDTKEPGIETAASELRSRVERSVEKRLMSDVPLGTFLSGGVDSSIIVGVMAELLDEPVKTFTVGFEEGLFDETWAANEVAEYHGTDHTTFTVTPSTVRDLVPDVLGRLGEPFADQSLLPTYVVAQKTSQDVTVALSGDGADELFAGYDRYRGEYLSKYYRAVPRRIRNHVIEPAIGRLPASRESTTGELVRKAKKFTRGGEQSTPNRHFEWMRIPDDDAVSAVENDPVRTARRALAAEHDDVRACLPPERREALSRIQAVDTRYTLPNQMLQKVDLASMYSSLEVRVPMLDVDVAEYAFSLPTSYKHTRRSRKRVLRKAFADLLPQPILDRGKQGFDMPVGEWFKTELAGEFEGAVRSLETDLLDTAAVLNIFKQHCTGRGEHGKFLWSVYVFAQWHEQMRRQGVLNP from the coding sequence ATGTGTGGTATTGCAGGAATCTTTGCGCCGGAATCGCCGCCAGGCCGTCGCGAGCTAGAAGCGATGAACGACGAGCTCGCTCACCGCGGTCCGGACGACTCGGGTGTGTACCTCGACGGGGATGTCGGATTGGCACACAGACGACTCAGCATCATCGATCTGGACGACGGCCAGCAGCCGTTGTTCAACGAAGACGGAACCGTCGCGGTCGTGTTCAACGGCGAAATCTACAACTACCGTTCGCTTCGCCGGTCGTTAACAGCAGCGGGCCACCGGTTTCAGACGGACACCGACACGGAAGTACTCGTCCATCTCTACGAGGAACACGGCCGGTCGTTCGTCGAGCAACTCGAAGGGATGTTCGCATTCGCGCTCTGGGATGGTGAACGCGAACGCCTCGTTCTGACGAGAGACCCGATGGGAATTAAACCGCTGCTAGTGCTGGAATCCGACGACTGCCTTGCGTTTGCGTCGGAGCTTCCGGCGTTGCTCCGAACGGATATTGACCACGGAGGTCTCGACGCAACGGCGCTCTCGCAGTACTTCGCGTTCGGCTTCATTCCGGCACCGATGACCGCGTTCAAGAACGTTCGGAAGCTCCGTCCCGGCGAATGCATGGTCGTCGACGCGTCGGGAAGCGAGCGAACGACGTTCTACGACCCTTCCATCGACACGAAAGAGCCGGGAATCGAAACCGCCGCGTCGGAACTTCGATCGCGGGTCGAACGGTCCGTCGAGAAGCGACTGATGAGCGACGTCCCACTTGGTACGTTTCTGAGCGGCGGCGTCGATTCGAGCATAATCGTCGGCGTCATGGCGGAGTTGCTCGACGAACCGGTGAAGACGTTCACCGTCGGCTTCGAAGAGGGACTGTTCGACGAGACGTGGGCGGCTAACGAAGTGGCGGAGTACCACGGGACCGACCACACGACCTTCACCGTGACACCCTCCACGGTGCGTGACCTCGTTCCGGACGTCCTTGGTCGACTCGGCGAACCGTTCGCGGACCAATCGCTGCTACCCACCTACGTCGTCGCTCAGAAAACGAGCCAGGACGTTACGGTCGCGCTTTCCGGCGATGGTGCCGACGAACTGTTCGCCGGCTACGACCGCTACCGCGGCGAATATCTCTCGAAATACTATCGAGCAGTTCCGAGACGGATTCGAAACCACGTGATCGAGCCAGCGATCGGCCGACTCCCGGCATCGCGGGAGAGCACCACGGGCGAGCTAGTACGCAAGGCGAAGAAATTCACCCGTGGCGGCGAACAGTCGACGCCGAATCGCCACTTCGAATGGATGCGCATTCCGGACGACGACGCAGTAAGCGCCGTCGAGAACGACCCGGTTCGGACCGCACGGCGAGCGCTTGCGGCCGAGCACGACGATGTTCGAGCGTGCCTTCCACCGGAGCGACGGGAAGCGCTTAGCCGTATCCAGGCCGTCGATACCCGATATACCCTACCGAACCAGATGCTACAGAAGGTAGACCTCGCGAGTATGTACAGCTCCCTCGAAGTCCGCGTTCCGATGCTGGACGTCGACGTCGCTGAGTACGCGTTCTCCCTCCCGACGTCGTACAAACACACCCGTCGTTCACGGAAGCGCGTCCTCCGAAAAGCATTCGCCGACCTCCTTCCACAGCCGATTCTCGATCGAGGAAAACAGGGATTCGACATGCCCGTCGGCGAGTGGTTCAAGACCGAACTAGCGGGCGAATTCGAGGGGGCGGTTCGGTCGCTGGAGACAGATCTCTTGGATACCGCGGCGGTCCTTAATATCTTCAAACAGCACTGTACCGGTCGCGGCGAACATGGGAAGTTCCTCTGGAGCGTCTACGTCTTCGCGCAGTGGCACGAGCAAATGCGACGGCAGGGCGTACTCAACCCATAA
- a CDS encoding glycosyltransferase: MILRIVEATDDECVDYTICHIESDSTLAPEFDAEGVRVVGFDAAFKFDPRAIRKMYEFFCRTDVDVIHAHLPYAQTLARLTGRLSGHQCIVSTQHTIPEKYHLVTRTLERATRAIDTVTVAVSDGVKRAFLGDREQDDWITIQNGIDVDAFHKKINSTDPVGSPDADPCFLTVGRCVSAKSQDTLIRAMAHVRERRPNAHLHILGDGPQFSAHRELVEDLGLGSHVSMPGHVSPVAPYYAGADVFVLPSVIEGMPVTLLEAMAAGLPTVASDIPGVREVVADVETGVLVPTKSPTALADAMLDISEPAKRQQMGSDALERVREHFSIETTVEAHLELYRQITGGA, translated from the coding sequence ATGATTCTCCGCATCGTCGAAGCCACCGACGACGAGTGCGTCGATTACACGATCTGTCACATCGAATCTGATTCGACGCTCGCACCGGAGTTCGATGCTGAAGGGGTCCGTGTCGTCGGATTCGACGCCGCGTTCAAATTCGACCCTAGAGCGATTAGGAAGATGTACGAGTTCTTTTGCAGGACGGACGTTGATGTAATCCATGCTCACTTGCCCTACGCACAGACGTTGGCGCGGCTCACTGGGCGACTAAGCGGACACCAATGCATTGTCAGTACGCAACACACGATTCCCGAGAAGTACCACCTCGTAACTCGAACGCTCGAACGGGCCACTCGAGCGATTGACACAGTTACAGTGGCAGTCTCGGACGGGGTGAAGCGAGCGTTCCTAGGCGACCGCGAACAAGATGACTGGATAACAATTCAGAATGGAATCGACGTCGACGCGTTCCACAAAAAGATTAATTCAACTGACCCAGTTGGTTCACCGGACGCCGACCCTTGCTTCCTCACCGTCGGACGGTGCGTCTCGGCGAAGTCTCAAGACACACTCATCCGTGCGATGGCACACGTGCGTGAGAGGCGTCCAAATGCCCATCTCCACATTCTCGGCGATGGACCCCAATTCTCCGCACACCGTGAACTGGTCGAGGACCTCGGTCTAGGGTCTCACGTCTCGATGCCTGGACACGTTTCGCCCGTGGCACCGTACTACGCCGGGGCGGACGTGTTCGTCCTTCCCTCGGTCATAGAGGGGATGCCGGTCACCCTCCTCGAAGCGATGGCGGCCGGGCTGCCTACCGTCGCAAGCGACATCCCCGGAGTCCGCGAGGTCGTGGCTGACGTTGAGACCGGCGTTCTCGTCCCGACCAAGTCACCGACCGCGCTAGCTGACGCGATGCTTGACATCTCTGAACCGGCCAAGCGTCAACAGATGGGTTCCGACGCTCTCGAACGGGTCCGGGAACACTTCTCGATTGAGACGACCGTGGAGGCGCACCTCGAACTATACCGACAAATAACTGGAGGAGCGTAG
- a CDS encoding glycosyltransferase family 4 protein, which yields MKSYSKPSVCFISLTAYSYFRPDRTTVTGGGAERQIYLHSRKLSAKFDVHVVVGDYGQPVTETIEGVTLHRAYTPGTLSSAKHKITGITALSSAMRRANADVYVYRDHPRKAVFTYLITRFLGKKWVYNVANDANITSQADNLGTPIRYLFNFAMQDADGIIAQSEKQRRLIAERFSVAATTVPNGYPRAESTLPHNEREYFLWVGRLHKKQKRPHRYLDLAERLPDEQFLLVGPASSDEAYQTRLERRIAELPNVEYLGPVDPDAIHDYYRRAKALINTSAYEGFPNTFLEAWRYATPVLSLSVDSGRFLNEASTDSFDGDFEQFVTSVRTLAADDDIREDAGEKALKIFTEQYALTTVADRYADALPIETTE from the coding sequence ATGAAGTCATATTCCAAGCCAAGCGTCTGTTTCATCTCCTTAACGGCGTACAGCTACTTTCGCCCTGATCGGACGACCGTCACCGGGGGCGGTGCAGAACGGCAAATCTATCTCCACAGTCGGAAACTCTCCGCGAAGTTCGACGTTCACGTCGTCGTCGGGGACTACGGACAACCCGTTACAGAAACTATCGAGGGTGTTACTCTCCACCGGGCGTACACGCCTGGCACTCTCTCCTCTGCAAAACACAAGATCACCGGTATTACCGCGCTTTCGTCGGCGATGCGTCGGGCGAATGCGGACGTGTACGTGTATCGCGACCACCCGCGAAAAGCGGTGTTCACTTACCTCATTACGCGTTTCCTCGGCAAAAAATGGGTATATAACGTAGCGAATGACGCAAATATCACTTCACAGGCTGATAATCTGGGAACGCCGATTCGATATCTGTTTAACTTCGCGATGCAGGATGCAGACGGAATTATCGCTCAAAGCGAGAAGCAGCGTCGACTCATCGCCGAGCGATTCAGCGTCGCCGCGACTACCGTCCCGAACGGCTACCCACGTGCAGAATCGACCCTACCTCATAATGAACGCGAGTACTTCCTCTGGGTCGGGAGACTCCACAAAAAGCAAAAGCGGCCCCACAGGTACCTCGACCTTGCCGAAAGACTGCCGGACGAGCAATTTCTCCTCGTCGGGCCGGCAAGTTCTGACGAGGCATACCAGACGCGACTCGAACGACGAATCGCAGAACTTCCGAACGTGGAGTATCTTGGTCCGGTAGATCCGGACGCGATTCACGACTACTATCGGCGGGCAAAAGCGCTCATTAACACCTCAGCGTACGAGGGCTTCCCGAACACGTTCCTCGAAGCATGGCGGTATGCGACGCCCGTTTTGAGTCTATCAGTTGACTCCGGTCGATTTCTCAACGAAGCGTCTACAGACAGTTTCGACGGTGATTTCGAACAGTTCGTCACCTCCGTCCGAACGTTAGCTGCCGACGATGATATTCGTGAGGACGCGGGGGAGAAAGCCCTCAAAATTTTTACGGAACAATATGCCCTGACGACCGTCGCAGACCGTTATGCCGACGCACTTCCGATAGAGACGACAGAGTGA
- the asnB gene encoding asparagine synthase (glutamine-hydrolyzing): MCGIGGKVSFDVRPDPVLGDRMNDCLSHRGPDAEGVYADGPALLAHRRLSILDLSEAGRQPMSNGDETVHIVFNGEIYNYKELRERVDQYRFTSDTDTEVLLHLYEEHGVDCLQYLRGMFAFAIWDERRGCLFLARDRLGQKPLFYKLEDETIWFGSTIKTILADDAVSAEPDISALREYLTYQYVPHPRTGFESIRQLAPAEYMIVDEEGAHRDTYWSLSYSNQFHASPSTLADRLRTELREATRLRMRSDVPVGVFLSGGIDSSVVTALMDEVSDDPVGTYSIGFDKEAYDELTFARKVAEQYDTDHHEYTVTPDSMDVLPKLIDHYEMPFGDPSALPTYYVSQVAADDITVVLTGDAGDENFAGYDRYTQDQVVSLARRAPRPIRKLGAGALRMLPERLRDQHHVHLARRTLELANGDPVEQYARFICHATENQLDQIWDGPETDELANLKTTFQQADGPTRLDQIMDVDVHTYLPDDLLVKVDRASMAHSLEVRSPFLDHEFVQFAARIPAKYKWRRGKKKWLLKRAFADVLPKPVIERKKQGFGVPVNEWFRDDLREFAHERVSRLGERDPFDANGLESVLEEHICEVEDHGYRIWDMVQLEGWFERFID, from the coding sequence ATGTGTGGAATAGGTGGCAAGGTATCGTTTGATGTGAGGCCTGACCCCGTCCTCGGAGATCGAATGAACGACTGTCTTTCCCATCGGGGTCCCGATGCAGAGGGAGTCTATGCCGACGGTCCTGCACTTCTCGCTCACCGTCGACTCAGCATCCTAGACCTCTCCGAAGCAGGTCGACAGCCGATGTCAAACGGAGATGAAACGGTCCATATCGTTTTCAACGGCGAGATCTATAACTATAAAGAACTCCGCGAGCGGGTAGACCAGTATCGCTTCACCTCAGATACCGATACAGAAGTTCTCCTTCACCTCTACGAAGAACACGGTGTTGACTGTTTACAGTATCTCCGAGGCATGTTCGCTTTCGCCATCTGGGACGAACGGCGGGGGTGTTTGTTTCTTGCCCGTGATCGACTCGGACAGAAACCGTTGTTCTACAAATTAGAAGACGAGACGATATGGTTCGGCTCAACGATTAAGACGATACTTGCAGACGATGCGGTATCCGCAGAACCGGATATTTCCGCACTCCGTGAGTATTTGACCTATCAGTACGTCCCACATCCGCGAACAGGATTCGAAAGCATCCGCCAGTTAGCACCAGCAGAGTACATGATCGTCGACGAAGAAGGGGCCCATCGAGATACGTATTGGTCCCTCTCTTACTCGAATCAATTTCACGCATCTCCGTCGACGCTCGCCGACCGCCTTCGGACCGAACTGCGAGAGGCGACTCGCCTGCGGATGCGAAGTGACGTTCCAGTAGGTGTGTTTCTCTCCGGTGGTATCGACTCGTCGGTCGTCACGGCACTGATGGACGAAGTAAGCGATGACCCCGTCGGAACGTACTCTATTGGTTTTGACAAGGAGGCGTATGACGAGCTTACATTTGCCCGGAAAGTCGCCGAACAGTACGATACAGACCATCACGAATACACGGTCACACCAGACTCGATGGACGTTCTCCCGAAACTGATCGACCACTATGAGATGCCGTTCGGTGATCCCTCAGCGCTCCCCACTTATTACGTCTCGCAAGTTGCCGCTGACGATATCACCGTCGTCCTCACGGGTGATGCAGGAGATGAGAACTTCGCCGGATACGACCGGTATACTCAAGACCAAGTCGTCTCGCTCGCACGGCGAGCACCACGGCCCATTCGAAAGCTAGGCGCAGGGGCGCTCCGGATGCTACCAGAAAGGCTCCGTGACCAACACCACGTACATCTGGCGAGACGAACGCTTGAACTCGCCAACGGTGACCCAGTTGAGCAGTATGCTCGCTTCATCTGCCACGCCACCGAAAATCAACTTGATCAGATTTGGGATGGTCCTGAAACTGACGAATTGGCAAACCTGAAGACCACGTTCCAACAAGCGGACGGACCCACACGTCTTGACCAGATAATGGACGTTGACGTTCATACTTACCTCCCTGACGACTTACTTGTGAAGGTTGATCGCGCCAGTATGGCACACTCTCTCGAAGTTCGCTCACCATTTCTCGATCACGAGTTCGTCCAGTTTGCCGCTCGCATACCGGCGAAGTACAAGTGGCGACGAGGAAAGAAAAAATGGCTCCTCAAACGTGCGTTTGCTGATGTCCTTCCAAAGCCCGTCATTGAGCGAAAAAAGCAGGGATTCGGTGTTCCGGTCAACGAGTGGTTCCGTGACGATCTTCGAGAATTTGCCCATGAACGAGTCTCGCGCTTAGGGGAGAGAGACCCCTTTGACGCAAACGGTCTTGAAAGTGTTCTTGAAGAACACATCTGCGAAGTGGAAGACCATGGATACAGAATATGGGACATGGTCCAGCTGGAGGGTTGGTTTGAGCGGTTCATTGATTGA
- a CDS encoding glycosyltransferase family 2 protein, which translates to MTSGENSKSDRITYTVFTPTYERAHTLHRPYESLCEQTFRDFEWLIVDDNSIDETESLIRTWQQEAEFPINFVTQPSDKQGKHQAFNIGVEHAQGQLFYPLDADDKLLQNSLEILHEHWRSIPSSRRSKFVGITGLCIDQDGDIVGDKFPDEVFDSTILANRYRHRIRGEKSGFMRTDVLREHPFPDLDGERYVPEAVVWDEIATRYCTRYVNEVVRVYWQEDSDSQLTKSKPSDVALGHSLLHKRRLNNQLNWFQAAPIEFFRSAVHYSRFSFHQGTKICEQRRSLSRDALPIWLLMLPLGVGIYLRDRWKAK; encoded by the coding sequence GTGACTAGTGGCGAGAACTCCAAATCAGACAGAATCACCTACACCGTTTTCACCCCCACATATGAGCGAGCGCATACTCTCCATCGACCCTATGAAAGTCTCTGCGAACAGACTTTCCGCGACTTTGAGTGGCTGATTGTCGATGATAATTCTATTGATGAAACGGAATCTCTCATTCGCACTTGGCAACAAGAGGCAGAATTCCCAATAAATTTTGTTACTCAACCTAGCGATAAACAAGGGAAGCATCAAGCATTCAATATAGGAGTTGAACACGCTCAAGGCCAGTTGTTCTATCCACTTGACGCAGATGACAAACTACTCCAAAACTCCCTTGAAATTCTACATGAGCATTGGCGCTCAATTCCAAGTAGTCGCCGAAGTAAGTTTGTAGGTATCACAGGGCTCTGCATTGATCAAGACGGAGACATTGTTGGAGATAAATTCCCGGATGAGGTGTTCGATTCGACCATTCTGGCTAACAGATATCGGCATCGAATTCGTGGAGAGAAGTCCGGATTTATGCGCACAGACGTTCTCCGCGAACATCCGTTTCCTGATCTTGATGGTGAGCGGTATGTTCCTGAGGCAGTCGTCTGGGATGAGATTGCTACTCGTTACTGTACAAGATATGTAAACGAAGTCGTCCGGGTATACTGGCAGGAAGATAGCGATTCACAACTCACCAAGTCGAAACCGAGCGATGTCGCTTTAGGGCACTCTCTCCTTCACAAACGACGACTTAATAATCAACTAAATTGGTTCCAAGCCGCCCCGATCGAGTTCTTTAGGTCTGCAGTCCATTACTCCCGATTTTCTTTCCACCAAGGTACGAAAATTTGCGAACAACGGCGTAGCCTTTCCCGTGACGCTCTACCTATTTGGTTACTAATGTTACCTTTGGGTGTGGGAATCTATCTGCGCGACCGCTGGAAAGCCAAATAA
- a CDS encoding glycosyltransferase family 4 protein, whose amino-acid sequence MRIVFLSLNAYDMLTGGHGGNVGGSQLQQVLIGRELTDRGHEVYFIENDQEYKEETTVDGIDVILKDEYPNGSLPVRLPARTIATLRTLHALDPDVVYVRVPNLDIFPLSVYCSITDTRFVYNFAHDSEVTDDPVVLNTALTNNTLYWGAMQKALGTADALVAQNDFQYTRASNKYSKTDITLIWNGYPDPDQNPTSKQLSATRPQILWVAMLREWKQPELVLRLASEIPEADFIIVGGQAAESPEIYERVEQKASKLDNVCFEGFVSYDNVGKYFETSDIFVNTSIDEGFPNTFLQAWANRTPVVSLNVNPNDLLQTHDIGFCADGSTETMRKRLQELVQDEEYRHQLKINAYKHFVENHSIQQVANQYEAVFRGEAE is encoded by the coding sequence ATGAGAATTGTCTTCCTAAGCCTCAACGCGTATGACATGCTCACCGGTGGTCACGGTGGTAACGTCGGTGGATCTCAACTCCAGCAAGTACTTATTGGCCGAGAACTCACGGACCGAGGTCACGAAGTCTACTTCATAGAAAATGACCAGGAGTACAAAGAAGAGACGACTGTAGACGGGATTGATGTTATCTTAAAAGATGAATATCCTAATGGTAGCCTCCCCGTTCGCCTTCCCGCTAGGACCATAGCTACACTTAGAACACTGCACGCTCTTGATCCCGATGTGGTCTATGTTCGGGTTCCAAACTTAGACATATTCCCACTCTCGGTATACTGTTCTATAACGGATACGCGTTTTGTCTACAACTTCGCCCACGACAGCGAAGTTACTGACGACCCCGTCGTCTTAAATACGGCACTCACTAACAACACTCTCTATTGGGGAGCAATGCAGAAAGCATTGGGAACAGCGGACGCGCTTGTGGCGCAGAACGATTTCCAGTATACTCGAGCATCCAATAAATATTCCAAGACTGATATTACGCTTATCTGGAACGGTTATCCAGACCCAGATCAAAACCCAACCTCAAAGCAATTGAGCGCTACTCGCCCACAGATACTTTGGGTGGCTATGTTACGGGAGTGGAAACAACCTGAGCTTGTGTTGAGATTAGCGTCAGAAATTCCAGAGGCAGACTTCATTATTGTCGGTGGACAAGCAGCCGAATCCCCGGAGATATATGAGAGGGTGGAGCAGAAGGCGAGCAAATTGGACAACGTCTGCTTTGAGGGGTTTGTTTCCTACGATAATGTTGGCAAATACTTTGAAACCTCTGATATATTTGTAAACACATCAATTGATGAAGGGTTCCCGAATACGTTCCTTCAGGCGTGGGCGAATCGGACGCCGGTCGTGAGCCTGAATGTGAATCCGAATGACCTCCTGCAGACACATGATATTGGCTTTTGCGCAGATGGTTCGACTGAGACGATGAGAAAACGACTTCAAGAACTTGTTCAAGATGAAGAGTACCGCCACCAACTCAAAATCAATGCTTACAAACACTTCGTCGAGAATCACAGCATCCAGCAGGTCGCTAATCAGTACGAAGCAGTCTTCCGAGGTGAGGCAGAGTGA
- a CDS encoding glucose-1-phosphate thymidylyltransferase, whose protein sequence is MKGLVLAGGTGSRLRPITHTGPKQLVPVANKPVIQYSIEDLAAVGVDEIGVVLGKKGREEIQNFLGDGSDFGVDITYIVQGEPLGLAHAVGCAQDFVDGDDFVVYLGDNILKQGIGEMVDRFRTKDCAAGIALQHVDNPQQFGVADVEPDGTVVRLIEKPTDPPSDLALIGIYIFSPAVFDVISDLEPSWRGELEITDAIQALIERGGTIDSHIVDGWWKDTGKPADILEANRLVLEEKPGTMKGTINVEADVMGHIDLHETATIEPGAVVRGPVSIARETVIKNGSYVGPYTSIGAESIIDGVHLENSIVVGESTLSADGRIVDSLIGRAASVESSKDLLPKGRRLVVGENSNLKL, encoded by the coding sequence ATGAAAGGGCTCGTACTCGCAGGCGGGACGGGATCCCGACTTCGTCCAATCACTCACACCGGACCGAAACAGCTCGTCCCCGTAGCGAACAAGCCGGTCATCCAGTACAGCATCGAAGACCTAGCAGCGGTCGGAGTCGATGAAATCGGGGTAGTGCTCGGAAAGAAGGGACGAGAGGAGATTCAGAACTTCCTCGGTGACGGCTCCGACTTCGGTGTAGACATCACGTACATCGTCCAAGGCGAACCTCTGGGGCTCGCGCATGCGGTCGGGTGTGCCCAGGACTTCGTGGACGGTGATGATTTTGTCGTGTATCTAGGAGACAACATCCTCAAACAGGGCATCGGAGAGATGGTCGATCGTTTTCGTACGAAGGACTGTGCCGCAGGTATCGCACTTCAGCATGTCGACAACCCCCAGCAGTTCGGTGTTGCCGATGTAGAACCTGATGGAACTGTCGTGCGGCTCATCGAGAAACCTACTGATCCCCCGTCGGACTTAGCTCTCATCGGAATCTATATCTTCTCTCCGGCGGTATTCGATGTGATTTCGGACCTCGAACCGTCGTGGAGAGGTGAACTCGAGATCACCGACGCTATCCAGGCGCTCATCGAACGTGGTGGAACGATCGACTCCCATATCGTTGACGGCTGGTGGAAGGACACCGGGAAACCTGCGGACATCCTCGAAGCTAACCGACTAGTTCTCGAGGAGAAACCGGGTACGATGAAGGGAACTATCAATGTTGAGGCAGACGTCATGGGTCACATCGACCTACATGAGACCGCCACTATCGAACCAGGAGCGGTCGTCCGTGGGCCAGTAAGTATCGCCAGAGAGACTGTTATCAAGAATGGAAGCTACGTCGGCCCTTACACGTCCATCGGTGCTGAATCGATTATCGACGGCGTTCACCTTGAGAACAGTATTGTCGTCGGCGAAAGTACACTATCTGCCGATGGTAGAATCGTCGATAGTCTCATTGGCCGTGCGGCCAGTGTCGAGAGTTCAAAGGATCTCCTACCCAAGGGTCGACGGCTTGTGGTCGGCGAAAATTCCAATCTAAAACTCTAA
- a CDS encoding ATP-grasp domain-containing protein — translation MDRSLTVVVTGVGSTTAQSVLKGLRKQQTYDVEIIGVDINPSTNIAGAYFCDHFERVAPATHTKQYLSDLRTIVDRYGVDLVIPIVDIELGVIAEHRNVFDEEVKILLPSEETIRICNDKYDTYEWFSATGIPTPTTLSNPTLAEVLDHFNSFPLVAKPTKGVSSRDVYEIRNEDELCLLERIDTPVVQPKLAGDEYTLDAFRRDGQTVVVPRQRVDTRSGISYKGRTVDEPRLIEYGKRIMDELNLFGPANIQCFVDSDGGINFFEINPRFSGSLSLTIEAGVNSPRFALDWAADESSSIEQDFEEVTMHRYWNEVFYADERGSAPLHLQ, via the coding sequence ATGGACAGATCTCTGACCGTAGTCGTCACCGGAGTTGGTAGTACGACTGCTCAATCCGTTCTCAAAGGCCTCCGGAAACAGCAGACGTACGATGTCGAGATCATCGGCGTCGACATCAATCCGTCCACCAACATCGCCGGAGCTTACTTCTGTGATCACTTCGAACGTGTAGCCCCGGCTACCCACACCAAACAGTATCTTTCGGACCTACGGACCATCGTTGATAGATACGGCGTCGACTTAGTGATTCCAATTGTCGACATCGAATTGGGAGTAATTGCTGAACATCGGAACGTGTTCGATGAAGAGGTGAAGATACTCCTCCCGTCCGAGGAAACAATCCGAATCTGTAACGACAAGTACGACACGTACGAATGGTTCTCCGCTACTGGTATACCGACTCCGACGACACTCTCGAATCCTACTCTGGCAGAAGTTCTCGATCACTTCAACTCGTTTCCCCTCGTCGCAAAGCCCACTAAAGGCGTCAGTAGTCGAGACGTATACGAGATTCGTAACGAAGATGAGCTCTGTCTGCTGGAAAGAATCGACACGCCAGTCGTCCAGCCAAAGTTGGCCGGGGATGAGTACACTCTCGATGCGTTTCGACGAGACGGGCAGACGGTGGTCGTCCCGCGCCAGCGTGTGGACACGCGGTCGGGAATCAGTTATAAGGGACGGACGGTCGACGAGCCGAGATTGATAGAGTACGGAAAGAGAATCATGGACGAACTTAACCTATTCGGACCGGCGAACATACAGTGCTTCGTGGACAGCGACGGGGGAATTAATTTCTTCGAGATCAACCCTCGATTCAGCGGTTCGCTCTCGCTTACCATCGAAGCCGGTGTGAACAGTCCGCGGTTCGCTCTCGACTGGGCCGCCGACGAATCGAGTAGCATCGAGCAGGACTTCGAAGAGGTCACGATGCATCGATATTGGAACGAGGTGTTCTACGCCGACGAACGCGGGTCAGCACCGCTCCACCTCCAATGA
- a CDS encoding HAD family hydrolase yields the protein MTSQTDRRIVFDLDGTLLDTSHRHHYLYCTLLDSLGSGIEPLPKSRFWCRKRSGKSTMDLIRDDLSESEREKFSNNWIDKIESQEYLSYDSLIPGTRPALEHLEDEFDLYLLTRRTNSANARRQVADFDLKQYFRRILVVSHDGPEKSQVLTEEFSHFTTADIVIGDTGEDIRSGNAVGATTVGVLSGIRNRSRLEQAEPNQLIAAVHQFPYHLSEVTH from the coding sequence ATGACGTCGCAAACCGACCGGCGGATAGTCTTCGACCTCGACGGAACGTTGTTGGACACCTCTCACCGGCACCATTACCTGTACTGCACCCTCCTCGATTCGCTCGGTAGCGGCATCGAACCGCTCCCCAAATCGAGGTTCTGGTGTCGGAAGCGGTCCGGAAAGTCCACGATGGACCTGATCCGAGACGACCTTTCGGAATCGGAGAGAGAGAAGTTCTCCAACAACTGGATAGACAAGATCGAATCACAGGAATACCTCTCGTACGATTCTCTCATTCCGGGAACTCGTCCTGCACTTGAGCACCTCGAAGACGAGTTCGACCTTTACCTACTCACGAGACGGACGAACTCCGCCAACGCACGGAGACAAGTCGCCGACTTCGACCTCAAGCAGTACTTTCGTCGAATCCTTGTCGTGTCGCACGACGGACCGGAAAAGAGTCAGGTGCTGACCGAGGAATTCTCCCATTTCACGACGGCAGATATCGTAATAGGGGACACGGGCGAAGACATCCGGTCCGGCAACGCCGTCGGTGCGACGACGGTCGGGGTGCTGTCCGGGATTCGAAACAGGTCCCGTCTCGAACAGGCGGAGCCGAACCAACTAATCGCCGCCGTACACCAGTTCCCCTATCACTTATCGGAGGTCACACACTAA